ATGAATATAAATACCGTGATTTAGAGGTTATTTTAAGTTTATCTGGTTTTAGTAATGAATCTACTCACATAATATTTTCGAAAGATAAACATTTCAGCATATATGGTGTTCCGGATAATAATCGTGGAGTATTCGCAAATGTTATAGGTGGTAGAAAAACATTAAACCTTTTGGATGAAGGGGATACCATTTTGGATATTGAACCCGTTATTGAAAGAACAACAACTACAGATAGTGCTTCTGTATCCAATTTGGATACCGAGTTAAAAGAGGGTTATGAATTATTTACATATATTGAAATAGAACCAAACTTCAATTCTCCAAAATCCGTTGAACATCTATTCTCATTAATTGATAAAGGAACAATAGAAGTAAGTTACGAGGCTAATTCTTTACTTGGTTTTTATCAACTTCAAGGAATTGGGAGACCTTTAGAGGATTATGGTCCTCGTCGCCGTGGTACTGTTACTATGAGAAATGATGGTACTGGAATAGGTAAAGTATTTATTTATAGGGAAGATAGAGTTACTTCTAATTCTCATACAATCATTGGTAAGGTATCTAAGGGAATGGAATTGGTAGACTCTGCCAAACTAAATGAAAAAATTACTGTTAGGGCAAATCCTCCTAGGATTATGACTTTAAATAAAACTAATGCCGAAGCAGAGAGATTCCTTAAAGCTGCAGGAATCGAGCATATTCGTGAAGGATTTAAAGATGATGATGCAGTGGTTGTTGCCCAGAATCCAGAAACCACTGTGGAAATTTTAAATGCAGGTAAGGTTACTACCACTGCTTATCCTGATGATAAGATTACGGTTATTGAGGTTACTGATAAAGCTCCGAGAACTGCTTGGTACTTTAGAAGACTTACAGGTTTAATTGAAAAACCTATTGGTCAATTAAAAGTTCATTTTGCCTTTCCTGGAATGAATATGTCTATTTTTGAAGGTGATTCAAAAATGTCCAAAGGTCTTATACCGGAGAATACTCCAAATGTGGATACCCTTGAGGCAGGTGTTGTTGGTGTAACCAATATGATTAAGAAAAATGTAGGTTTGGTTGGAGTAAGATTTGAGTCAAATTCCGATTTTGGTCCTACTGCTGAGCCGTTTGAAGCTACTAATATAATTGGTAAAGTAGTAACTGATTTAGAATTAATTGGTGAATTAAAAGAAGGGGAGATTTTATATGTCCGCGAACTTAGCGATTAGTCCAGATTTATCAAAAGAAGAGACAGATCCTGATTATGTTATTCGAATGATTATATTAGGTCCTAAAGCTAATGTTGGTGAAAATGAGATTGTTAATCATTTACACTTATTGGATTTACCTTTAACCGTTAAATGGACCTGTTATGGTGCGATGGTTGCAGGTAAATCTGAAGATGTTGAGAAAGCTATAAAAGAGGTTAGGAAATTAGATCCTTATAATATTTTTACAAAATCTAGAGGATTCCCACCAGGTGATCCAAGACGTTGTAGAGGTCATAGATATGGACCTAGAGAAGGTTTTCACCAAATGGAAAGTGAATATAAAATTTTAGGTGATGTCGGTGATGCTTTAAAACATCCTAGAGATGTTTATGTTGAAAGACCTAAACCAATCGATGTTGATGAGTTTGTAGAAATTGTTAAAGAATCTATAGAAGAGGAAGATTCTAAAAAAGAATAATTCTTTTTATATGGAATTAATAAAGTAAAATATGTGGTATTAAGGTGAAAAAATGGTTAAAGTAGCTATTTATCCTCCAAATTCTTTAGTCTTAGGGGATTTAATTGAGAGAAAAGGGCATGAAGTGTTAGCTTTACAAAAGGCTATGTCTAAAAAAGTTAGGGATGTTGAAATTGATTCTCCTCCTATGAATATTACAGAAAATGATCCATTAAATGGATTGAAATATGCAGCTATTGAAGTTCCATCAGGTGTTAGAGGTAGGATGTCTATTATTGGACCTCTTATTGATGCTGCAGAAGCTGCTATTATTGTAGATGATGCTCCTATAGGATTTGGTTGTGTTGGCTGTGCTAGGACAAATGAATTGTCCATGTTTTGTTTACGTAAAAGAGATATACCAAAATTAGAATTAAGTTATCCAAAAAGCAGAGATGAAACTTTTGACTTTGTAAATAAAATCAATGAGTTTTTAGATTCACTTGAAGAAACCGAGGGAGGTAATTAAAATGGTAAAGATAGCTTTAGTTTCATGTGGTACTGAATACAGTGGTATTCAAAAAGAAATAGAAAAAGCAGCTTTAACATTTGGTGCAGAGATTATACTTCCGGAGATAGATTTGGATTATATTGAAGAGGCATATACTAAATTCGGTTTCTCAGCTCAAAGTTCAAGTTTAAAATTGATGATTGCCCGTGCAATGGCAATTGTCGAAGGCCGTTGTAAAGCAGATGCAGTATTTGTGGCTTCATGTTTCAGATGTGCTGAGGCAGCATTGGTAAGAAATGAAGTTAGAAGATTTATTCAACAAAATACCCGTATTCCTGTTGTAACTTATTCATTTACAGAAAAAACCAAAGCAGATGAATTATTTATTCGTATGGAAGCTTTAGTTACAACCGTAGCTAGAAGAAGTATCTTGGCACGTGAAAAACAGGAAGGTTTAACCCTTGGTATCGACTCAGGTTCAACTACTACCAAGGTTGTTTTAATGGAAAACAACAAAGTAATTGGAACTGGATGGAATCCTACTAAGGA
This genomic stretch from Methanobrevibacter boviskoreani JH1 harbors:
- the mmp3 gene encoding methyl-coenzyme M reductase-associated protein Mmp3, which gives rise to MLITINGEKIEIADGSTIKDAIQISNAPYTPGCILCLIKGEKEIEKNINKFKIKTPKGSIIIEMAEELAAKPIVDVWKKQYKDFIGCPIRWSSSTETAMGPIVTDLEPSHNEYKYRDLEVILSLSGFSNESTHIIFSKDKHFSIYGVPDNNRGVFANVIGGRKTLNLLDEGDTILDIEPVIERTTTTDSASVSNLDTELKEGYELFTYIEIEPNFNSPKSVEHLFSLIDKGTIEVSYEANSLLGFYQLQGIGRPLEDYGPRRRGTVTMRNDGTGIGKVFIYREDRVTSNSHTIIGKVSKGMELVDSAKLNEKITVRANPPRIMTLNKTNAEAERFLKAAGIEHIREGFKDDDAVVVAQNPETTVEILNAGKVTTTAYPDDKITVIEVTDKAPRTAWYFRRLTGLIEKPIGQLKVHFAFPGMNMSIFEGDSKMSKGLIPENTPNVDTLEAGVVGVTNMIKKNVGLVGVRFESNSDFGPTAEPFEATNIIGKVVTDLELIGELKEGEILYVRELSD
- a CDS encoding methanogenesis marker 6 protein translates to MSANLAISPDLSKEETDPDYVIRMIILGPKANVGENEIVNHLHLLDLPLTVKWTCYGAMVAGKSEDVEKAIKEVRKLDPYNIFTKSRGFPPGDPRRCRGHRYGPREGFHQMESEYKILGDVGDALKHPRDVYVERPKPIDVDEFVEIVKESIEEEDSKKE
- a CDS encoding methanogenesis marker 5 protein encodes the protein MVKVAIYPPNSLVLGDLIERKGHEVLALQKAMSKKVRDVEIDSPPMNITENDPLNGLKYAAIEVPSGVRGRMSIIGPLIDAAEAAIIVDDAPIGFGCVGCARTNELSMFCLRKRDIPKLELSYPKSRDETFDFVNKINEFLDSLEETEGGN